Proteins co-encoded in one Medicago truncatula cultivar Jemalong A17 chromosome 8, MtrunA17r5.0-ANR, whole genome shotgun sequence genomic window:
- the LOC120577619 gene encoding putative disease resistance protein RGA1, whose protein sequence is MCGAEDSKILMTTRSKIVSERLETSKLYVLNGLTLDVSWSMLKKITFGNEISVVDQNLESIGKKIAEKCMGVPLAIKTLGGLLQSKSKEREWINVLQGEFWESCEDEKSIMLILTLGYQSLSLRLRQCFAYCSLFPKDWEIEKDMLIQLWMAQGYLECSDGKQLLEDVGNEFVKILLIKSFFQDAKEGEDGELVSFKMHNLMHDLATQVAGNDCFYIESEAKRRVQRPVHVSLEPNAVHLLGSLDANRLRTLILWSSNEEEELNGDEMSVISKFKCLRVLMLSYCSLSKLSNSIGKLKHLRYLNLSHCRGLGSLYKSFSSLVLLQSLILTPNEKVKFSTKVVSKLINLKHLHISDWEVSRDKTSFGFVKLSIWQHKGMVLSNWISSLTNIVEISLFLCGSLQYLPPLEHLPFLKSLHISFLEELEYIYYEQDFASAFFPSLECLSLQFCYMLKGWWRMGDDFNNTSCSQNLSLPPFPRLSQLSIIGCLMLTSTPTFPNLENGLELFDSSVETLVATLNIALECLNDIPPLSMLKSLHIDGVSLNVKRIPENWMQNLTSLQLLQINWFSRQAFQEIETWFKDDLKCLPSLQTIAFHNCEDLEALPDWICNLSSLQHLRVYDCINLASLPEGMPRLTNLQTIEIIGCPILVEECQTQTGETWPKIGHVPKIILPSLH, encoded by the coding sequence ATGTGTGGTGCTGAAGATAGTAAGATTTTAATGACAACTCGTAGTAAAATTGTGTCAGAGAGACTAGAAACAAGCAAACTCTATGTTTTGAATGGTTTAACACTAGATGTATCTTGGAGTATGTTAAAGAAAATTACATTTGGGAATGAAATCAGTGTAGTGGATCAAAACCTTGAATCAATTGGTAAAAAAATTGCAGAAAAGTGCATGGGAGTTCCACTAGCAATTAAAACATTGGGAGGCCTATTACAGAGTAAAAGCAAAGAAAGGGAATGGATCAATGTCTTACAAGGCGAATTTTGGGAATCATGTGAAGACGAAAAAAGCATCATGTTGATCCTGACATTGGGTTACCAAAGTTTGTCGCTTCGGTTGAGACAATGTTTTGCTTATTGCTCTCTATTTCCTAAGGATTGGGAAATCGAGAAGGATATGTTGATTCAACTTTGGATGGCACAAGGTTATCTTGAATGCTCAGATGGTAAACAACTCCTGGAAGATGTCGGTAACGAATTTGTGAAGATTCTCTTGATAAAGTCATTTTTCCAAGATGCAAAAGAGGGTGAAGATGGTGAGTTAGTTAGTTTCAAAATGCACAATTTAATGCATGATCTTGCAACACAAGTAGCTGGTAATGATTGCTTTTACATTGAAAGCGAGGCAAAAAGACGTGTACAAAGACCCGTGCATGTATCGTTGGAACCCAATGCAGTTCATTTGTTGGGCTCATTAGATGCAAACAGGCTGCGAACTTTGATTTTGTGGTCTTCAAATGAGGAGGAGGAATTGAATGGGGATGAAATGTCGgttatttcaaaattcaaatgtttACGTGTTTTGATGCTGTCATATTGTTCTTTAAGCAAGTTGTCTAATTCAATTGGAAAATTGAAACATTTAAGATATCTTAACTTATCTCACTGTAGAGGACTTGGAAGTCTTTACAAATCCTTTAGCAGTCTTGTTTTGTTACAATCACTAATTTTGACACCCAATGAAAAAGTGAAGTTTTCAACAAAGGTTGTatcaaaattaatcaatttgaaGCACCTTCACATCTCTGATTGGGAAGTCTCCAGAGACAAGACATCATTTGGATTTGTAAAATTGAGCATTTGGCAGCATAAGGGGATGGTTCTTTCAAACTGGATTTCTTCATTGACAAATATTGTTGAAATCTCCCTCTTTTTGTGTGGAAGTCTCCAGTATCTCCCACCATTGGAGCATCTCCCATTCCTTAAGTCACTTCATATAAGTTTCCTTGAAGAACTTGAGTACATATATTATGAACAAGATTTTGCTTCGGCATTCTTTCCCTCTTTGGAGTGCCTCTCTTTGCAGTTTTGTTACATGTTGAAGGGATGGTGGAGGATGGGAGATGATTTCAATAATACTAGCTGTTCACAAAATCTCTCCTTGCCTCCTTTTCCTCGTCTTTCTCAATTATCAATCATAGGATGTTTGATGTTGACTTCCACGCCTACCTTTCCAAATCTTGAGAACGGATTGGAATTGTTCGATAGTAGTGTGGAAACATTGGTAGCAACACTAAACATAGCATTAGAATGTTTGAATGATATCCCTCCTCTTTCCATGCTCAAATCCTTGCACATTGATGGGGTGAGCCTGAATGTAAAAAGAATCCCAGAGAATTGGATGCAAAATCTTACTTCTCTCCAGCTCCTTCAAATTAATTGGTTTTCTCGTCAAGCATTTCAGGAAATTGAAACTTGGTTTAAGGATGACCTGAAGTGTCTTCCTTCTCTACAAACAATTGCCTTTCATAATTGTGAAGACCTAGAGGCATTGCCAGATTGGATATGCAATCTCTCATCACTTCAGCATCTTAGGGTGTATGATTGCATAAATTTGGCATCACTGCCTGAAGGAATGCCCCGTCTAACTAACTTACAGACCATAGAAATCATTGGATGTCCCATTTTAGTTGAAGAATGTCAGACACAAACAGGTGAAACATGGCCCAAAATAGGTCATGTACCAAAGATAATCTTACCATCTCTTCATTAG
- the LOC11425506 gene encoding disease resistance protein RUN1, whose amino-acid sequence MSMDDDDDDDDSCSSYSYSYSYSSCSSLNFDHRWFYDVFISFRGEDIGKSFVSHLVNALRKARITTYIDGGQLHTGTELGPGLLAAIETSSISIIVFSKNYTESSWCLDVLQNVMECHISDGQLVVPVFHDVDPSVVRHQKGAFGQVLRDTAKRTSRKGEIEDVVSSWKNALAEAVSIPGWNAISFRNEDELVELIVEDVLRKLNKRLLSITKFPVGLESRVQQVIQFIQNQSSKVCLTGIWGMGGSGKTTTAKAIFNQINLKFMHASFIENIREVCIKNDRGIIHLQQQLLSDVMKTNEKVYNIAEGQMMINERFRGKNVFVVLDDVTTFEQLKALCANPEFFGPGSVLIITTRDVHLLDLFKVDYVCKMKEMDENESLELFSWHVFRQPNPREDFSEFSKRVVSYCGGLPLALEVIGSYSNQMTDEDWISVFSNPKTIPNHQIQEKLRISYDGLNQDMEKDIFLDICCFFIGKDRTYVTEILNGCGLDADTGITVLVERSLLKVDNYNKLEMHDLIRDMGREIVRESSAKEPGKRSRLWFHEDVHDILTTNSGTETVEGLVLKSQRTGRVCFSTNSFKKMNQLRLLQLDCVDLTGDYGNLSKELRWVHWQGFTFNCIPDDFHQGNLVVFELKHSNIKQVWNKTKLLVNLKILNLSHSRYLTSSPDFSKLPNLEKLIMKDCPSLSEVHPSIGDLNKLLMLNLKDCIGLSNLPKSIYQLKSLNTLILSGCSKIDKLEEDIVQMESLTTLIANNTAVKEVPFSIVRSKSIRYISLCGYEGLSHDVFQSLIRSWMSPTLNSLPCIFPFRNITYYCLASHDVHQNNLVFLSPIDSILLQLRIIGVQFRSEIQLTQELRGILDDQYDISVTKVETSHASQISNPSLRSLLIGMGNFHIFIEALSKSISQGLTTNDSGEFFLPGDNYPSWLAYTGEGPSVRFQVPKDSDHCIKGITLCVVYSSTISENMVTECLASVLIINYTKFTVHIYKRDTIMSFNDEDWKNITSNLGPGDNVEIFVAFGHELIVKETAAYLIYNHSVTKEIESSTNAHEKYDLKYDVDAKFKGGPRRYQWEMDKASKRDVKSLNQSKIADEKGDLVNGVNRRMAEQIPYAVAESLFNRLASAAFREHGRIFGVMDELERLKKSVECIRVVLLDAQEKQEQNWIGRLKDVLHLADDLLDEFIIEGMRYKVDAGDKKKITWVFRSLSSTHFYLR is encoded by the exons atgtcaatggatgatgatgatgatgatgatgattcttgttcttcttattcttattcttacTCTTATTCTTCTTGTTCATCCTTAAACTTCGACCATCGATGGTTCTACGATGTTTTCATCAGTTTCAGAGGAGAAGACATTGGCAAGAGTTTCGTTTCACATCTAGTTAATGCCCTTAGAAAAGCCAGAATCACCACTTACATCGACGGTGGTCAGCTTCACACCGGAACCGAGCTGGGACCAGGACTATTGGCAGCAATTGAAACGTCTAGTATATCAATCAttgttttctccaaaaactACACTGAATCTAGTTGGTGTCTTGACGTGCTGCAAAATGTCATGGAGTGCCACATAAGTGATGGCCAACTGGTTGTTCCTGTGTTTCATGATGTTGATCCGTCCGTTGTGCGCCACCAGAAGGGTGCTTTTGGACAAGTTCTGAGAGATACTGCAAAAAGAACCTCAAGGAAGGGAGAGATAGAAGATGTGGTGTCTAGTTGGAAGAATGCACTAGCAGAAGCCGTCAGTATTCCTGGTTGGAATGCCATCAGTTTCAG GAATGAAGACGAACTTGTGGAGCTAATTGTTGAGGACGTTTTGAGAAAGCTAAACAAGAGATTATTGTCTATTACCAAATTTCCAGTTGGATTGGAGTCCCGGGTGCAACAAGTGATTcagtttattcaaaatcaatcaaGCAAAGTTTGTTTGACAGGGATCTGGGGAATGGGTGGGTCGGGGAAAACAACAACAGCCAAAGCTATCTTCaatcaaattaatttgaaatttatgcATGCAAGTTTCATTGAAAATATTAGAGAAGTTTGTATAAAAAATGATAGAGGGATTATACATTTACAACAACAACTTCTTTCCGATGTCATGAAAACAAATGAGAAGGTATATAACATTGCAGAGGGGCAAATGATGATCAATGAAAGATTCCGGGGGAAAAATGTATTCgttgtacttgatgatgtgacCACATTTGAACAGTTAAAAGCCCTATGTGCAAATCCTGAATTCTTTGGTCCAGGAAGTGTATTAATTATTACAACTAGAGATGTACACCTACTTGATTTATTTAAGGTTGACTATGTGTGTAAAATGAAGGAAATGGATGAAAATGAGTCCCTTGAGCTTTTCAGCTGGCATGTTTTTAGACAACCTAATCCAAGAGAAGACTTCAGTGAATTCTCAAAGAGGGTAGTTTCTTATTGTGGAGGATTACCACTAGCTCTAGAAGTCATTGGTTCTTACTCAAATCAGATGACAGATGAAGATTGGATAAGTGTATTCTCAAATCCAAAGACAATTCCCAATCATCAAATCCAAGAAAAACTGAGAATAAGCTATGATGGGTTAAATCAAGATATGGAAAAGGATATATTTCTTGACATTTGTTGTTTCTTTATTGGTAAGGACAGAACCTATGTCACAGAGATACTAAATGGCTGTGGACTTGATGCTGACACTGGAATAACAGTCCTCGTAGAGCGGAGCCTCCTAAAAGTTGACAATTATAACAAGCTTGAAATGCATGATTTAATAAGAGATATGGGAAGAGAAATTGTTCGTGAAAGTTCAGCAAAAGAACCAGGGAAGCGCAGTCGATTGTGGTTTCATGAGGATGTACATGATATTTTGACCACAAATTCT GGAACAGAAACTGTAGAGGGATTGGTTTTGAAGTCGCAAAGAACTGGCAGAGTTTGCTTCAGTACGAATTCTTTCAAGAAGATGAACCAACTCAGACTTCTGCAACTTGATTGTGTTGACCTCACTGGAGATTATGGAAACCTTTCTAAAGAACTTAGATGGGTCCATTGGCAAGGATTTACCTTCAACTGTATACCTGATGACTTTCATCAAGGAAATCTagttgtttttgaattaaaacacaGCAACATTAAACAAGTATGGAATAAAACCAAG TTGCTAGTGAATCTAAAAATTCTCAATCTAAGTCATTCGAGATACTTGACAAGCTCCCcggatttttcaaaattaccaAATCTTGAAAAGCTCATTATGAAGGATTGTCCAAGTTTGTCTGAGGTACACCCATCCATTGGAGATCTCAATAAACTTCTTATGTTAAATTTGAAGGACTGTATAGGTCTTAGCAATCTCCCAAAGAGTATCTATCAACTGAAATCTTTGAACACTCTCATCCTTTCTGGTTGTTCAAAGATTGACAAGTTGGAAGAAGACATAGTGCAGATGGAATCCTTGACAACACTGATTGCAAATAATACAGCTGTTAAAGAAGTGCCCTTTTCAATTGTAAGATCAAAAAGCATCAGATATATATCCCTATGTGGATATGAAGGATTATCACATGATGTTTTTCAATCTCTCATTAGGTCTTGGATGTCACCAACACTGAATTCTCTACCCTGTATTTTCCCGTTTAGGAACATTACATACTATTGTCTAGCTTCTCACGATGTACATCAAAATAACTTGGTCTTTCTATCACCAATTGATAGCATCCTTTTACAGCTTAGAATTATTGGGGTACAATTCCGCTCAGAGATTCAACTTACTCAAGAACTACGGGGAATTCTTGATGATCAATATGATATTAGTGTTACCAAAGTGGAAACATCACATGCATCACAAATCTCAAATCCTTCTTTGAGATCACTTTTGATTGGAATGGGAAATTTCCACATATTCATTGAGGCTCTTAGCAAGAGCATATCACAG GGATTAACAACCAATGACTCTGGGGAATTTTTCCTTCCGGGGGACAACTATCCTTCTTGGTTAGCCTACACAGGTGAAGGACCTTCTGTACGTTTTCAAGTGCCCAAGGATAGTGATCACTGCATAAAGGGAATAACTTTATGTGTTGTTTATTCATCAACAATATCTGAAAACATGGTAACTGAATGTCTCGCTAGTGTTTtgataattaattatacaaaattcACTGTTCACATATACAAGCGAGATACAATAATGTCCTTTAATGATGAAGATTGGAAGAACATAACATCAAATCTAGGACCTGGTGACAATGTGGAGATATTTGTAGCTTTTGGGCATGAGTTGATTGTTAAGGAGACAGCTGCCTATCTTATATATAACCACTCAGTTACTAAGGAAATTGAGTCATCAACTAATGCTCATGAGAAATATGATTTGAAGTATGATGTTGATGCTAAGTTCAAAGGTGGTCCTAGAAGGTATCAATGGGAAATGGACAAAGCAAGCAAAAGAGACGTGAAAAGTCTGAATCAATCAAAGATTGCTGATGAGAAAGGGGATTTGGTGAATGGTGTCAACAGAAG GATGGCCGAGCAAATTCCATACGCTGTTGCTGAAAGCCTCTTTAACAG gTTGGCTTCTGCAGCCTTTCGTGAACATGGACGAATTTTTGGTGTTATGGATGAGTTAGAAAGACTTAAGAAGTCTGTTGAATGCATAAGAGTTGTTCTGCTTGATGCCCAAGAGAAACAGGAACAAAATTGGATAGGAAGGCTCAAAGATGTGCTTCATCTTGCAGATGACTTGCTAGATGAATTCATTATTGAAGGTATGAGATATAAAGTGGATGCAGGTGATAAGAAAAAGATTACATGGGTATTTCGTTCATTATCTTCAACGCATTTTTATCTTAGATGA